The genomic region CCTGCTCGTAACCAAGACCACCAGCTATCGTCTGAAGATGGTTCTCGAGCGGATTTCACCGCGTTTGTGGAGTGGACACTGTCAAGAAATTGATCCCTGCCCGATGCCACAGAGCCAGAGTCAGAAGAGACTGAAATGACCAGCTGCGAGAGCTGGCATCAGATCCCACTACAAGGGATAGAGCTGTGGATGGGATGAGAGGCTCCACCTTGGTCTGTCATTGACAATCTGCCGCCTCAGGACTCCACTCCTCCGGCTTTGCCTTATCCCTCCAGCTCTGTCAGTCTCCTCCTTccctttaatttgtttttaccattgtaaggaggtgaatcaaaacctgcaTATGcaataagactgatctgagaagggatatccaaaggaacaaaaggacttcaaaaagagagtaaacaccccACCCCatccctgttgtgtttatgacaccctcttcacctctgctcttcctgcctCCCCTCCTTCTGCTtaaaaagacttggtttaaagttcattgggaataaggcattatatgtcatgtgtcttatgaacctattgttcttcattttcatgtttggtctcatttgaaaagtctcagtgcgattggtaaattggtctcaatttcacagtaatcacttatattatggagaagattaagaacttggtagaactgttgAAAAGGAGGTGTGttctccttttgggtctctgaaagtgttccagccaggtgtgaccatggagcacgggaacctaaacaccaaaaggtttttataactacatttggtatctctttgtctggtctgagtatataaggaaagtgacaaaacacaacaaggcgcgattctgtagccagatcagccccgtagtgtggtgtatgttctcatacactacactatgtactttttaaagaccaggtatattgaccttttaagtttgttttattttgttttgtgttatttttgtactgctgatcagttgtgcaaatgtttatcaattataccaatttggaaactgttcttgcctggcaaaataaatgttaatcttggttaacttataatattgtctgaaataacttttctagtaggttagtgacttctgaggttttccgcattgttggcgtgctagggtgagtcagatcaacgatcgatggatggagccgtcttgagatcttgacttctggaactggcttagcatgctattactctgggaacgcataaaaaattactctttttgagtctatcgaggagatggctgcattaaggtaagcgatctacggggtagcctctgactaagacctggactagcccagatgtgtcttgagtctgttctggctaaacaaggtctctaagcgatccagactcctaacgaacgataagtcgaaactaggaaatattatagttaattaatgatccaaatttaatcacaactagagggatcagcagttacattcaagtaaatataactaaaatcacgaaggattggagtcagataaatttatgtataaggtcagtactataattggaaatacaaaagattaataaatattagtgattttcaatgagatgcaaagaaaagatcgaacacgcattgaccttcgaccagggcctctggattccgttctgcaggaaaagggggactcTTACACCATGGTTTACCTATAGTAACCATGTTTTGTGGTCGTATAATTATggttaatatttgtaaattaacCTATTATTTtcctataatttttttagtttttgtgtgtatatatattttagaacatGTACTTATGAAAGATACACCACATAAAGCTGCATTTCAAAGCACTTCAGTGGACCTTTAATGCTACCTATGTTTCGTCAATgttaaaattctgttttaatatatcaataaaacgTGTGCCAGACTGTCTAgtctttgtattttgtatatgctTATAGTAAGCGATCTTTTACCTGATGAATGTTGAAAAACGAAACGAAATTCCATTCAGTCGTATTTGGTCAGTCACAGATACTGCACGGacaatcagaaataaaatgtagacTATAGGTCAAAACCGTGACCaatcaaatctaaaaataactATACATTTTGCATGTTCAGAAGAAGTGAGTAAATATAATAccacataatataatatcacTCAtccattttcttaaaaaatgcttttaaagccCCAAATTTATTAAATCCACCTCTGCCACAGATAGCTGGAAAAATGCATGCCAATAGCATAATAATTTGCACTGCATTCTATTATGTCTATCTGATTATTGCATAGTTCTAGAAAGACTTTGCTGTAATCATGTAATTTTCATTACCAGTTAAAATGTATCTTGTGAGTAcctatctttaaaaaaaatccatatgtAACTTActaataagataataataattagcaatTTACCAAAAAATAAGGGTTGGGTAAAGTAGGTTATCTTGCTTTATATATCTTAGCCATCAGATATGATCCTATCTGAACCACAACcaaatttctcttttgtttccaGGCTTTCCAACAATATCAGAATAGAATCTAAACAAAACTCTAACAACATTCTTTAGCAGTGTCTTTCCTAGTGAATGAGATGTCATATAAATACGGAAgttttaaaagtatactttgTCTCCATCTGCTGGTCAGTTTTTAAATTTCTGACAACTGTTCATTCCAAACGTATTGTCCTTAGTACTTGTGTACCGTCTGTTGTTTCTATCCATTGTCGGGGAAGGGAAACGAATAGATTTGCAGACTTTGTTAACTATGTCTTTCTCATGTTAATCGTGTAttcctgtgtgttttctgcatttatttgtattgtttacaGCTCAACATGCATGTAGCTACAAGCTGAGATTGCACAATCTTGAAAGCCCGCCCAGCTCAAGTAGCTTCTTAACTTGTACCTAACTTCCTAAAAGTGAAAGTAGACTTCCTCCAACTCTTCGGACTCAGCAAGCTGTAAGTATGCTTCTGTTCACTGATGAGCTCAACTTGCTCAAACAACTTGGGCTAATTGTTATGTGGCATTGTGAAttgaattttgtttattaattcattgcTAGACTAATCAAGATGTGAGCACAGAAATTTTTAGGGtgtacacaaaatataatttatatgtttgttttatacttAAGTAGAAATTaatgcattctttaaaaaaatacaaatttatctcagttcaaatatttttatcttcAATAACTTCTGAATGAGCACTTTCTCCTTAAAACTAGTTTGGTCTTGAATTCAAAGATTTGAAAgtactaaattaaaatcaatgcacATCACTAACTGCAAAGACAAAGGCCCTACAGAGTAAAGTCTTACTCAATAGtgatacttttaataataagttTAACCTTTTCCCTGTTTCTTAGAAATGGTTGGTAACTAAACcatgctgtttttgtgtgagTAGCCAAccacccaaaaaataaatataatgctatTTTAGCTGAAGAAATTATGCACTAAACAGCGTGTAACTGATTGCAGACTGCagatttatagatatataaataagatataTAGGAAGTTTGGTTacacttcattttgaaaatctactttagacattctataagtaactttgtagtcaactaattctcattaaaggaatagttcatcccaaaataaaaatcacccaTTAATTTACTCACCCAAAGCCATCCTAAATGTATATGAtgttcttctttcagatgaacacagatgttttttgttttttttaagtgaaaaaaaattccaagcttggtaatgctggtggatagtgtcctttattttgaagctccacaAATCATAGACCCACACTAATACTAACCTCTGAGGGGTTAACACTTGTATTCTGAAACAAATTGATTGAACAGTTGAAGGgcttttgtaacaaaaaataatatgtatataaatcaaATCACTGATAGAATTTCTTACTCGTTTTGCTGCAAAAGGCAAGATGCTACTAATATCtatgattttatgttttatttttttttttccagaatgtgCATTTTGTGATAACAAAGAATGACAGCTATTGAAGTCCAGGGAAACCCACAGACCTCAAGACCTTGCAGGTCAGTGGGTCTTTTTAACAACATCAAGGTAAGTTTTCAGATATAACCCCTAACTTTATTCatagaaatgtctttttttttttttttttaatgaaagtgtcCATTGACACTACTTTCTCCACATTAGGAAAATAATAAgctattttatatgaaataaattatttaactttacaagtatatatcaacttattctactaaccctaaacgtGAGttacatgtagttgcaaattaatgagaattacaTAGTTGATATGTAGTAACAAAGTTAATTTTAGGTAGTATAATGTCCAAAGTGGactcttaaaaaaatttacagtgctttgatgcaacctgtgttgttaaaagcgctatatacataaaaatgattgattaaaaTAAGGTGTGtaatcaaaatgttatttaaaaagttctTGAAGGTAcaacttttaatttgacatttttattgagTGGGCTTCTTAAAAATCATTCTTAAGGGAGCTAGTCATAGAAATCTCAGGCAGACATGAAGGTTTATTTTCTTCACCTGCTCTTAAAAGGGGTTTATTTAGATGGCCATCCATTTTCTTCCATTTATCTGGGGCTGGGTCGCAGGGGCAGCAGTCTAAGTAGGGAcatccctctccccagacacttcctccagctcttcctggGAAACAAAGAGGTGCTCCCAAGCCAGCCGAGAGAAATAGTCCCTCCAGCTTGTCCTAGGTATTCCTCTGGGCCTCCTCCCGGCAGGATGTGCTGGAACGCCTCCATCAGGAGGCATCCAGAACAGATGCCCGAgtcacctcagctggcctccctcgatgtggaggagcagcggatCTACTCcaagctcctcccgagtgactgagcTCCTCACCCTGTCTCTAAGGGAGCACCCAGCCACCCTATAGAGGAATCTCATTTCGGAGTAGAAACGTAGATCGACCTGTAAATCGAGAGCGTCGCCTTTTAGCTCAGCACCTTCTTCACCACGACAGACAGGTACATCGAGTGCATTACTGTAGAAACTGCACCAATCCATGAGCTACGCCAACCTCTCATTCCATCCTTTCCTCACTCATGAACAAGACCCTGAGATACTCCTCCACCTGCTGTGCTGATTCTCAACCGAACTCAacttataaatattagataaatgCTTACTTATCTGAgcatttatctattttttacatttagcagtggaagcttcttttaaaaacctattattattgttgaaatgTATCTCACTGAAGTGTAACTAACCTATTAGTCTCCATAGATTTCCTACATACTTGTAATTTCCTTGTATTCACTGCACAtccataaattgtttttttttaactctctgAAATGGTAATACAAACAAAGAACTTGACTTTGCTATTgctatttaatgtttaatgtttttgttgtagttgtttttgtcccctacatatttacaaaatgtttttgtagtttaaaacttgtgtgtgtgtgtgtgtgtgtttcagttttttgtaCTGTGTCACGGGATGCTACAGCTTGCTCAGCTCCTGGTGTCTGGCTATCTGAAAGGCTCTATAACCACCATTGAGAAAAGATATGGATTTTCAAGTCAGAAATCAGGACTGCTGGCAGCCTTTAATGAGGCAAGAATAATatgataattttatataatggtGATGACAGGACGTCATGAATTCCCTAAAGAATTAACATTTGATTTTGGCAGTTGTTATCAACTGGTTAgcaattatttcataattaatgcACAAGTCTAATTATGAAACCGATACAGCATTAGCCAGGATCAATTCTTTTACTATTACATGTGATCATGCAACTCTTTGTTTGTTAAACAGGTGGGAAACACAGTTCTCATCGTGTTTGTAAGTTTCTTTGGGAGCCGTGTGCATCGACCCAGATGTATTGGAATTGGAGCGATGATCGCAAGTGTGGGGGTGTTCCTTATAGCCCTACCTCACTTCATTAGCGAGAATTACATTTATACAGGCTACAATAGCAGTGAGTGagaattttttgttattattttatctatgtttaactgaaataacaaaTATGAATTTGTTGTACAGGCACCAAAGACAACAGTTCAGGTCTTTGCAAATCACAGAACATCTTCCCTGAGAAAGAATATAAGCAGACATGTGATCAAGAAAAGTCTGATTCTCACCTTGGAGTGTATCCAATACTTCTACTGGGGCAATTACTGCTTGGCATTGGGGGTGTCCCCATACAACCTTTTGGCATTTCCTACATAGATGATTTTGCAGAAAAGAGAAATTCTCCCTTCTACCTAGGTTTGAATGAGTAATGTTTGATCATTGATTTCCATATAGAGTGGTTTAATTCTTGTAGTTAATTCAAGAAATAAtcaaccttttctttttctatagGCATACTTTTCGCACTTACTGTAATTGGGCCTGCATTTGGCTACATGATGTCATCTGTGTTCCTTCGTTTCTATGTTGACATCGATAAGATGTTTTCAAGTAAGTCTGATATGTCATGTCTGCTTCTTCATTAATGGAAAGTAAACGTATATGCTTTACTGAGCCTCAAACAACATTAATGTCTAATGTAAATACTTTGTATTGTACAACTCTACAATTCATGTTTAGACAAGTGCATTTTGACAAGCTatactgaatttaaaaagaGGTATTTACCCCAAGATTCAACATGtttagaaatgttgttttgagcATCAAACATAGATGGGAACATTTAGTAagtttgtaatttatttctctcATATCTAAGAGGTGTTTTGTGAATGAGTTATTACACTTTTAGGTAATACagatattttggaaaatgaTGACCCCAGATGGGTTGGCGCTTGGTGGTTGGGATTTCTGATGGCTGCCACCCTCCTTCTACTGACTTCTTTGCCATACTTGTTTTTCCCAAGGAAGATGTCTAGAGAGGTACATCACAAATCTCATTTGTGGCCTTTTGGATTCTGAAAATCAATtagtatgattttattaatcAGTGATGGAGAGTTTGGCAAATAGGATTTAGGGAATGCTCCTGAAGTATGCTTGGGTGtcacagaacatttaaaaaaaactaaaacatttgaaacaaatgtGAGTCCCAGAGGAGCATGTCTCAGCCTGTTCTTCCCCCTCTTGCTCAACTAGATTAAATAACAGGTTAGCCTTGCATGAAGTTTGTGTCCATACATGTCCTTGCActaaatatttgtgtaaaatgtattgGAAGATGCTTAatctcttatttaaaaatgtggatataaaaacatgattcaCGTAAATCTTACCATGTACAGATTTAGGACAAACAACATAAGATGGTTTGCTGGTGTAACAGTTTGcaatacactcttaaaaaggttatttattgACATCAATGGATCTATGAAAATCCTTGAACATTCATGCAACCTttcaaaatgcagaaaaagtTCTTTATAGTTGAAAATGGTTtttagacttgttttttttaaacgttcttcaaaatggttcttttaggaactgttcactgaaaggtaATTTATGCAcccaaaagaaatgtttttaggaATGTTCATTAAGAGTGTATGTACCTCTCTACCTCATATTTCACAGATATTTGCACTTTAAATCTGAGCATAATGTGTGCCATGAACTCAGTACATGGATTTTCATTCACTTACCACCTTTCTCATTATTCTCATTCTAACACCACAAAAACTGTTGCACCctggactgcatttcccattATCCATTAAACTGatgccacacacacagctgcaatCAATCACATGCTCACCTGCATTCAATTACACACCATAATAACAGTTTCAACCTCTGTTCCATGCTTAATATTGTTTATCCTTCTCCTAGAGATAGCTACTTTATAAAAGCCTCGCTCCCCTGAATGATTGTTCTGTCTTGCCACTTTGGATTACGTTTGTGATTCTTGCTTGTTTAACACTTAACAATTCCCAGCATAGAATAGAGGTTAAAATTAtatagtgtgtgtttatgtaattgAATGCAGGTGAGCTTGTGATTGACTACAGCTGTGTGAGTGGCATCAGTGCAATGTACAATGGAAAATGTTCAGGGTGCAACAGTTTGTGTGGTGTTAGAATAATGAGAGAGTGACATCTGGTGGTGAGTGAATGAAAATCCATCGAATGAGTTTGTGACAATGTGGTtctttaattataaatttagattttaatctCCTTAGGAAATTGTAGAGGCTCCTGTTGAGCCATCCACAGAAAAAATGATGGAGGAAAAGCCCAAAACTGAAACAAAGGAAGAGGTCTCTCTCACAGAGTTCCTAAAAAGTATGTTTGccatttaatcattattaatcacAAATTAAAGACTAGATAACCAAAACAAGAACACTAAAAGGCAGAAAATGTACCCTCAGGCAATCCAAGATGTAGAGATGagttgtttcttcatctgaattCGAAGAAATTtaacatcacttgctcactatTTGGTTCTCTCCATTGGTCCtctgggtgccatcagaatgagaattcaaacagttaaattaaaagatCACAATAATCCAGAAGTAATCCGCATGAATCTAGTCCATCAAGTAAACTGATCCAGTACCTGTGCATTTATCTCCTTTTTCAGATAGGTTGTCTTTCTGCATTATTTTAGCATCCAGTCCAACAAAACAGCATAAACAAAACTGCATTAAGCATCTATTCAAACTGGATTATAGTTGGTTAGGCAGAATGTTTATGACCTGCTTTAGAACCTAATGGCATTACTGTATTTGATCGGCCATACTACACTGGCATTATGATAAAACTAACACATACAGATTCAAAATAATTCCCTCTCGCAATCATAATTCTTCTCATGCTTAATTTAGCATACAAGTTTAATGCTATGCAATTTGTGCTAAAATATacaaagttgttgttgttgttgttgatgatgaTTATCATATTGTTTGGTGTCTATCTTTCCTCAGGTTTCCCCAAAATTGTAATGAGGACTCTAAGGAACCCAATTTATTTGTTGGTAGTGTTGGCTCAAGTGAATCTTGCTGCCATGGTTGCAGGACTGGCCACTTTTATGGGAAAATTTATTGAGAGGCAGTTTGCACAGACTGCCTCCTTTTCTAATATGATGATGGGTGAGTTATTAAAGAAAATCAACTATGGGCCTTATCATATACTGTTATAATGTACATTCGTTATTTAAAGAGTGTGTTAGTAGAAAATGTGCCTCTGATCGAGTCCACACAGGGATGCACAGCAGCACACATTCTAAGTATTAAAAACTAAAGgattacagtgtaaaataatgttattttgtatgtgtaggtttcatacatataaaaatgtaatgatggaCAGCCATTGCGTGTATAAGAATTAGCTTCTTGTATGAGCAGATTTCTTCAACCAGATTTCTGGTTTCTTCGATTGAGAAGCACTCTTTTACGCCAACAAGTTCTGCCATGTTCAActctctcttaaagggaatGGGAAATGAGACTCTGATTATACCCAAAAAACACCCTTTCTTAGGGTTTTTTTCTATTGCTAACATCCTTTTGTCCAATCTctagtcacattttcaaaactttaaaaCCAATTAGAAATAGTCAAGTATTGAGGCTCTTTTCATCAAcaacagctaaaataaatttttaattggttttgtggatacagaacaacacagagagagagagagagagagagagagagagagagagagagagagagagagagagagagagagagagagagagagagagagagagagagagagagagagagagagagagagagagagagataatgcCTGGAAGAGGGAGCTGAAAAGTTGTAGGAGGTAGAGGATATTTTTGTCtcaaaaaaaacagagaagaagaggTATGGGAAAGGAGAGAGAATGTATGTTACACTGCAattttttatgcttgttttttcCACATGGAACAAATAAAAGAGTATTTCTGCCATGGAATATAATGGTTAAAAGGCAATTGTGACTTTATCTTAGAATTCTGACAgtttttcttgcaattgtgaATTCACAGTATTTCATAACTCTGATAAAGTCTGAGTTGCAAGATGCCAAAACTTGCAATGCCAATAATAGATGAATTGTCAGATAAAAAGGTcacaattactgtttttactcttttttttttttatgtgatggaCAAGCTTGCATGGTAACCAAAGGCCATGAGTTTTGAAATTTTTGTTGATGACTGGCATGAGCCATCATCCATATCCAACCCCCATCCACTGGAAAGCAATTTCAATCAAGATTCCAGTTGAATTTTTGCATAGGATAACCAATTTTCTATTGTACATTCTATAAAGTAATGACTAAAGTAATGAGTTTTAgatactgtacatttaacactgtaaaatgaGTTTGTTAAATAGAAAACTGAAGAATAGATTCATATTGTCTTTTATATGCAGGTAGAACTTAAACATGACAAGTAGTGTAGTTTTTGTTAGAATCTGTTGTCAGTCTATGCACTATGATTGACTATATGTTTCTGTTGGATAGAAAActaatgctaatgttttgaCTGAATAACTCAATTTTGTTTGTTGTCATTTGGTAGAATTAGTATATGTAGAAAAAGGTACTCAGAATTTTGAAATGTAGAATTTGTATTTACTTAACCAGAAAATGTACTATTTGGCTAATGGTGTGATGTTGGTGTGTTGCTGTGTTAAGAGTTTAGAAAAAGAACTTTAAGTATTGGTAAAAGCTTgttagcaattaaaaaaaaatgaaaaaaaagagaataggGACAACCCATTTAGACTATGTGCCCGGACACATGGACTGTTTTCCTATCATTAAAATAGCGAAAGTGGATTTGCCCTGAGTGCACCTGCACCGTGCACTGTAGAATTTGTGTTTAGAATGTTAAAATAGAGCCCTATGCCTTTCTTGAGGTTATTATTCAAGAAGAAAACCTTTTGCTCCACCAAAACCAAATATGTTCTGAGTATGTGGCCAGTGAAATAAATATCTCATTGTTCAAGAGTACAAATCACTCATTCAGAACTTTTACTGCTGCTAATCCACACACAATACAATATATCATGATGACAAATTCCAAAGTCCTGAGAAATAAGCAAGGAA from Puntigrus tetrazona isolate hp1 chromosome 21, ASM1883169v1, whole genome shotgun sequence harbors:
- the slco2b1 gene encoding solute carrier organic anion transporter family member 2B1, which gives rise to MTAIEVQGNPQTSRPCRSVGLFNNIKFFVLCHGMLQLAQLLVSGYLKGSITTIEKRYGFSSQKSGLLAAFNEVGNTVLIVFVSFFGSRVHRPRCIGIGAMIASVGVFLIALPHFISENYIYTGYNSSTKDNSSGLCKSQNIFPEKEYKQTCDQEKSDSHLGVYPILLLGQLLLGIGGVPIQPFGISYIDDFAEKRNSPFYLGILFALTVIGPAFGYMMSSVFLRFYVDIDKMFSSNTDILENDDPRWVGAWWLGFLMAATLLLLTSLPYLFFPRKMSREEIVEAPVEPSTEKMMEEKPKTETKEEVSLTEFLKSFPKIVMRTLRNPIYLLVVLAQVNLAAMVAGLATFMGKFIERQFAQTASFSNMMMGGLNIPSAMLGIMAGGVILRKLGLTVKSSAAMCTVAVLLSVVFAIPLLFIGCSTQNVSGINYNLSSQHCSIECSCSDEAFNPVCGSDGVEFRSPCHAGCKRVVSNKEKGWNYTDCECVASVGSPGYAVTGPCGNKCSNQLIPFMILSSITCFVASLSHTTSFMMILRTVTPEDKSFALGIQFMLFRVLAFLPAPVLYGRAIDTACILWGKTCNKTTSCSYYDLDLFRHRFLGLQIFFIFGGFVFFFLSFLILRRTNSMQEQNESVSNQTKSESS